CAGCTTGTACACTCGCCAAGTGACCCCGTCTATACCGGGGGCTGCTTCGAGGCGTACGCGCATAAACGCTTCCCGCAGAAATTCCATGGTCATGTGATGGGCCAAGGTCGTGAACACCCGCCCTGGATTGCGTGCTGATTCCTCCGCAATCCGCGACAGGGTCGTTGACACAGTTGGTGAACTCAAAGTCTCTCCTGTGTTTCGCCATCGCGAAAACCATGCCCGGCATCACCTTTCCTCCAGCGGGTCGCTTGGGCTTCACTTCCCCGCCTTCATCGGTAATATGATCTGCTAAGACTGCCTCTGCCCATCTCGGTCGGTTCGCTCTTCACTCCCTTCCGATACCTGTGACTCTTTGCTTTCGTGTTCCCGCCCACTGGGGCAGGCTCGCCTGAGTCGGCGGTCCCGGTCTTCCCTCAGACGCCGGGGATTTTGTTATACCGGTTCCCATGGTCTTCCGGCTTCATCTGTGCAGGAGACAGGAGGCCCTCCCGAGTTCCCGGGCCACCCTCCGTGCACATGCCCCGTTCTCAGATCCCGGCGGGAACCGTCCACCTTGCCATAGCGGTGACCGGTCTGCTGTCTTCCGGGCCATTCAACCGTCGACTTTCAGCGTCCCGGAGGACGCTTATCCTAAAGCCCGCAACTATACATATTTCGGGATTCAATAGCGCGGCCTGCGCACTCGCTTCCCCTCTGCTTCGCACACCTCCTCTCAGAGATCGCACTTCGGGTCAGCTTCCGGCCTGGTGGCTAACCTTTGGCCGTGTGGTTATCCCTGCCTTCGGCAGGTTTACCTATGGGTGACTGTGACGCATTTCAAGGGATTTTGTCCCTATCCCAACGTCCCGAGCTTGGCTCGGCGCGAGAATGTAATTGTTGTGCCCACACTTCACCCGAATAATCTGCCTCTTGATAGGTTGAGTTTGGTTTCTTCAACTATTACATGACCTGCCGACATGTCAGACACTGTTATACTCCTCCTGGAACCCACCCACCACATGCAGAACTTCGTCGAAGTTCGGTACCTCGTCAAAGAACATCTCGTCACGCATTGCTTGGTAATCCTGGCGCCATTCTGATTCCTGTTCCGGCAAGGGCACTAAGCGGAGCGAACCTCGACACAGTGTGCTGTAGTCCATCCACGACCAGCTGAAATAGATCTCTCGGTGCTGAGCCGCGCGGGCAAAAATCTCGTCGCGATTGGCTGCCCTCGCGGCAATGCCCTTGGTGATTAGGCACCAAAGATCGTAGTAGTGGCGGGCAATGCGCGCATCTCTCTTCTTCTTATGAACAGGACGATAAGTCTCTTCGTGCACCAGCATGGCTTTCTCCCAGAAAGTTCTTTCCGGTGCCAAAGCCCTTACTCGGAAGTTGCTGGAGCCGAGAACATCTGGGAAAGCATCGAAGAGGTACGGGTATATTTCCTTTTCTTCGACAGGCTCGTTGTCTGACCGGGCACCCAGCTCGATTTTCACCACGCGGCGAACGTAGGCATGAGTATCGGGCATGGCTATTGGGTATTTGAACAATAGTGTCTGCCTGTCAGGGTCTTCGTCCTCCGAAGCTGGAACCAGCTCCCAGATGTCAGACTCCGGCAGAGTTGCGCCAATGCGAGCCGCCAACGCTGGCATCAAGTCACTATAAATCTTGGATTGCGCTGCTTCCCTCATCGCATCGAGACGCTTCTTCTTCTGTTTCTTACTGGGCGCGTCCTCGGGACTATCCTCGCCGCCGAAGCCGAGGAAGCCCTTGTCGATCACAATGTCGATGTCCTCGGAAAACCGGCTGATTAAACCCCAACACTTCGAGAGAGAGGTTCATCCCTTGAAAGTGAGGTTTTTAGCCCACTCGGGAAGGCCGAAGAGTTCCCTGAGAATCCAGCACACCCAGTAGTCCTTTTCCAGGGATGTGTCCGGCAAGTCAAGTTGAGCTTGTGCTTGTTGACACATCAAGCGACGGCGTTCGGCAGGAATCCTAAGGTATCCGTCCATCAGGATTGGCACTCCCTGGCGATCGCGCGGATAACATGGGCAACCCAGATCGGTGCGTAGTGGATGTCCTTCAGAAGTTGCTCCTTGCCCTTGGCATCTAGACTCCCTTTGAGGATTGACGTCACTCGATCATCGACGTGTCGCTGCCCCAACCATCGGAGCGCTTGGATGACTGTCCCGCTGATTCGGCCGGCCGTTGCCATGTTCCGGGGCGTGGTATGTCTTAGCAGAATCTGTCTACTTCCCACCTGCAGTTTCCGGGTGGGGCCGTCGGTAAGGAAGACGACCTTCATGGGTACTTGGTCGCTTAGGCCTAGGAGGTTGGCAGCGTAGGCCCCCGAAGGCTGGAGCCGTACGGCATCGCGGACCTCAAGGGCAGAAATAATCTGGTCTATCGAGGGAGCCAGAACGCCGAGTTGCGGATCCGTGCGAGGATAGTCGTACAGTCCCCTAGCCAGTTGTCGGATTGTGCCCTCATTTTTGTGGCGCCGCAGTGCGCTCTCCACAG
This is a stretch of genomic DNA from Candidatus Eisenbacteria bacterium. It encodes these proteins:
- a CDS encoding nucleotidyl transferase AbiEii/AbiGii toxin family protein — encoded protein: MSRFSEDIDIVIDKGFLGFGGEDSPEDAPSKKQKKKRLDAMREAAQSKIYSDLMPALAARIGATLPESDIWELVPASEDEDPDRQTLLFKYPIAMPDTHAYVRRVVKIELGARSDNEPVEEKEIYPYLFDAFPDVLGSSNFRVRALAPERTFWEKAMLVHEETYRPVHKKKRDARIARHYYDLWCLITKGIAARAANRDEIFARAAQHREIYFSWSWMDYSTLCRGSLRLVPLPEQESEWRQDYQAMRDEMFFDEVPNFDEVLHVVGGFQEEYNSV